The following are encoded in a window of Variovorax paradoxus genomic DNA:
- the proC gene encoding pyrroline-5-carboxylate reductase yields MTIAVTFLPRTAPGPLPPIAFIGGGNMASAIIGGLIQQGVAADNFEVVEPFDDARTKLAQSYGIVAQAEATEALARCDVVVWAVKPQTFAEAARPVRAFAGDALHLSVAAGIPSDSIARWLGTERVVRAMPNTPALVGKGMTGLFARPGVEGADRARVGQLLAPTGELIWVDAEPALDAVTALSGSGPAYVFYFIEAMTEAGVEMGLTPDQAQRLAIGTFTGASALAHSATEPPSVLRERVTSKGGTTYAAITSLEGADVKAQFKTAIRAAQTRAAELGEEFGRG; encoded by the coding sequence ATGACCATCGCCGTGACCTTCCTGCCCCGCACCGCGCCGGGCCCCCTGCCCCCCATCGCCTTCATCGGCGGCGGCAACATGGCCAGCGCCATCATCGGCGGCCTCATCCAGCAGGGCGTCGCAGCCGACAACTTCGAAGTGGTCGAACCCTTCGACGATGCCCGCACCAAGCTCGCCCAGTCCTACGGCATCGTGGCCCAGGCCGAGGCCACCGAAGCCCTCGCACGCTGCGACGTGGTGGTGTGGGCCGTCAAGCCCCAGACCTTCGCGGAAGCCGCCCGTCCGGTGCGCGCCTTTGCCGGCGACGCCCTGCACCTGAGCGTGGCGGCGGGCATTCCGTCCGACAGCATCGCCCGCTGGCTCGGTACCGAGCGCGTCGTGCGCGCCATGCCCAACACGCCCGCGCTGGTGGGCAAGGGCATGACCGGCCTCTTCGCGCGGCCCGGCGTCGAAGGCGCCGACCGTGCGCGCGTCGGCCAGTTGCTGGCGCCGACCGGCGAGCTGATCTGGGTCGACGCCGAACCCGCGCTCGACGCGGTGACCGCGCTGTCGGGCTCGGGTCCGGCCTACGTTTTCTATTTCATCGAAGCGATGACCGAAGCCGGCGTCGAGATGGGCCTCACGCCCGACCAGGCCCAGCGGCTGGCCATCGGCACGTTCACCGGTGCCTCGGCGCTGGCCCACAGCGCGACCGAGCCGCCATCGGTGCTGCGCGAACGCGTGACGTCCAAGGGCGGCACCACCTACGCGGCGATCACCTCGCTGGAAGGCGCGGACGTCAAGGCGCAGTTCAAGACCGCCATCCGCGCAGCGCAGACACGAGCCGCCGAGCTGGGTGAGGAATTCGGCCGCGGTTGA
- a CDS encoding esterase-like activity of phytase family protein yields MRRRLLAGGAGLLGLGSLGLAGCRSAAPAPDTGRLQRLGEARWAHRLSIESTTAGGLSGIDYDAAKGEYLLLSDDRSDLAPVRCYTARWRLPGDTAPEATGVVQLQRPGAGPWPARRQAVAALPIPDPEALRLRPSAGTLLWTSEGDIARGFGPALYESARDGRFLREFALPPMFAPDPAQRRGPRDNLTFEGLALTPDDRSAWLAMENALVQDGPAPTTSAAGGPCRFTQIDLSTGRAMRQIAYVPDAIPLRPLVPGTYADNGVSEVLMLDAHRMLVLERAYAAGAGNSLRLYEIDTRAADDVLAIDTLAPGNHRPAAKTLVADFATLGLSRLDNTEGMCWGPPLPDGRRLLVVVSDDNFNPLQVTQFAAFAYTDRP; encoded by the coding sequence CTGCGCCGACGCCTGCTGGCGGGCGGCGCCGGCCTGCTGGGGCTGGGATCTCTGGGGCTCGCAGGATGCCGCAGCGCCGCGCCGGCACCAGACACCGGCCGGCTGCAGCGCCTGGGAGAAGCCCGCTGGGCGCATCGACTCTCTATAGAGAGCACCACAGCGGGCGGCCTCTCAGGCATCGACTACGACGCCGCCAAAGGTGAGTACCTGCTTCTCAGCGATGACCGGTCAGACTTGGCTCCCGTCCGCTGCTACACGGCACGATGGCGCCTGCCCGGCGACACCGCCCCCGAAGCCACCGGCGTTGTCCAGCTGCAACGCCCCGGTGCCGGCCCCTGGCCCGCGCGGCGCCAGGCGGTTGCCGCCCTGCCCATTCCCGACCCCGAAGCCCTGCGCCTGCGCCCCTCGGCCGGCACCCTGCTGTGGACCAGCGAAGGCGATATCGCCCGCGGTTTCGGCCCCGCCCTGTATGAATCGGCGCGCGACGGCCGCTTTCTGCGCGAATTCGCCCTGCCGCCGATGTTCGCCCCGGACCCGGCCCAACGCCGCGGCCCGCGCGACAACCTGACATTCGAGGGGCTGGCCCTCACGCCCGACGATCGCTCGGCCTGGCTCGCGATGGAAAACGCCCTGGTCCAGGACGGCCCAGCCCCAACCACCTCCGCCGCCGGCGGCCCCTGCCGCTTCACCCAGATCGACCTGTCGACCGGCCGCGCCATGCGCCAGATCGCCTACGTGCCCGACGCCATCCCGCTGCGCCCGCTGGTCCCGGGCACCTACGCCGACAACGGCGTGAGCGAGGTGCTGATGCTCGACGCCCACCGCATGCTGGTGCTCGAGCGCGCCTACGCCGCGGGCGCCGGCAATTCGCTGCGCCTGTATGAAATAGACACCCGCGCCGCCGACGACGTGCTCGCCATCGACACCCTCGCGCCCGGCAACCACCGCCCGGCCGCCAAGACGCTCGTCGCCGACTTCGCCACCCTCGGCCTCTCGCGCCTCGACAACACCGAGGGCATGTGCTGGGGCCCACCGCTGCCTGACGGCCGCCGCCTGCTGGTGGTCGTGAGCGACGACAATTTCAATCCGCTGCAAGTGACGCAGTTCGCCGCCTTCGCCTACACCGACCGACCATGA
- the rplN gene encoding 50S ribosomal protein L14: MIQTESRLEVADNTGAKSVLCIKVLGGSKRRYASVGDVIKVSIKEAAPRGRVKKGEIYSAVVVRTAKGIRRADGSLVKFDGNAAVLLNAKLEPIGTRIFGPVTRELRTEKFMKIVSLAPEVL, translated from the coding sequence ATGATCCAAACTGAATCCCGGCTCGAAGTGGCCGACAACACGGGCGCGAAATCCGTCCTGTGTATCAAGGTGCTCGGTGGCTCCAAGCGGCGTTACGCCAGCGTGGGCGACGTCATCAAGGTCAGCATCAAGGAAGCCGCTCCACGTGGTCGCGTCAAGAAGGGCGAGATCTACAGTGCAGTGGTGGTCCGCACCGCCAAGGGCATCCGTCGTGCTGACGGTTCGCTCGTCAAGTTCGACGGCAATGCCGCCGTGCTGCTCAATGCCAAGCTGGAGCCTATCGGCACCCGCATCTTCGGACCGGTCACGCGCGAACTGCGCACCGAGAAGTTCATGAAGATCGTGTCGCTGGCACCCGAAGTTCTCTAA
- the rplX gene encoding 50S ribosomal protein L24 gives MNKIRKGDQVIVLAGRDKGKRGVVSLRADDSHVIVDGINLVKKHTKPNPLKGTTGGIVEKTMPIHQSNVAIFNAATGKADRVGIKVTQGADGKRVAVRVFKSSGDEIKFA, from the coding sequence ATGAACAAGATTCGCAAAGGCGACCAGGTCATCGTGTTGGCCGGTCGTGACAAGGGCAAGCGCGGCGTCGTGTCGCTGCGCGCAGACGATTCGCATGTGATCGTCGACGGCATCAACCTCGTCAAGAAGCACACCAAGCCGAACCCCCTCAAGGGTACGACCGGTGGCATCGTCGAGAAGACCATGCCGATTCACCAATCCAACGTGGCGATCTTCAATGCTGCGACCGGCAAGGCCGATCGCGTGGGCATCAAGGTCACCCAAGGTGCCGACGGCAAGCGCGTGGCTGTTCGCGTCTTCAAGTCGAGCGGCGACGAAATCAAGTTCGCCTAA
- the rplE gene encoding 50S ribosomal protein L5 codes for MARLQQHYREKIAKDLTEKFGYKSPMQVPRLTKITLNMGVGEAVADKKVLDNAVADLTKIAGQKPVVTKSKKAIAGFKIRENQPIGCMVTLRGVHMYEFLDRFVTVALPRVRDFRGISGRAFDGRGNYNIGVKEQIIFPEIEYDKVDALRGLNISITTTAKTDEEAKALLAGFRFPFKN; via the coding sequence ATGGCACGTCTCCAACAACACTATCGCGAAAAGATCGCGAAAGACCTGACGGAAAAGTTCGGCTACAAGTCGCCGATGCAAGTTCCGCGTCTCACCAAGATCACCCTGAACATGGGTGTGGGTGAAGCAGTCGCCGACAAGAAGGTCCTCGACAACGCTGTCGCCGACCTGACCAAGATCGCTGGCCAGAAGCCCGTGGTCACCAAGTCGAAGAAGGCCATCGCTGGCTTCAAGATCCGCGAAAACCAGCCGATCGGCTGCATGGTCACGCTGCGTGGCGTGCACATGTACGAGTTCCTGGACCGTTTCGTCACCGTGGCCCTGCCCCGCGTGCGTGACTTCCGTGGTATCTCGGGTCGCGCATTCGATGGCCGTGGCAACTACAACATCGGCGTCAAAGAGCAGATCATTTTCCCTGAGATCGAGTACGACAAGGTCGACGCCCTGCGCGGTCTCAATATCAGCATCACGACGACGGCCAAGACCGACGAAGAAGCCAAGGCGCTTCTCGCTGGCTTCCGTTTCCCGTTCAAGAACTGA
- the rpsN gene encoding 30S ribosomal protein S14 has protein sequence MAKQSLIQRELKRDKLVAKFAAKHAELKAISNDAKKSDEERAAARLGLQKLPRNANPTRQRNRCAITGRPRGTFRQFGLARAKIRELAFNGDIPGVTKASW, from the coding sequence ATGGCCAAACAATCTTTGATCCAGCGCGAACTCAAGCGCGACAAGCTGGTTGCCAAGTTCGCTGCGAAGCACGCAGAGCTGAAGGCAATTTCCAACGACGCGAAGAAGAGCGACGAAGAGCGCGCAGCAGCCCGCCTGGGCCTGCAGAAGCTTCCGCGCAACGCGAACCCGACCCGTCAGCGCAACCGTTGCGCCATCACCGGTCGTCCGCGTGGCACCTTCCGTCAATTCGGTCTGGCTCGCGCCAAGATCCGCGAACTGGCGTTCAATGGCGACATCCCCGGTGTCACCAAGGCCAGCTGGTAA
- the rpsH gene encoding 30S ribosomal protein S8, which translates to MSMSDPIADLLTRIRNAQMVAKPTVSIPSSKVKAAIAQVLKDEGYIDGFEVKTDAGKSELVITLKYYAGRPVIERIERVSRPGLRVYKASAAIPQVQNGLGVAIVTTPQGVMTDRKARATGVGGEVLCYVA; encoded by the coding sequence ATGAGCATGAGTGATCCCATTGCCGACCTGCTGACGCGTATCCGTAACGCGCAGATGGTGGCGAAGCCCACTGTGTCGATCCCGTCTTCCAAGGTGAAGGCCGCGATTGCACAAGTCCTGAAGGACGAAGGCTACATCGACGGCTTCGAAGTGAAGACCGATGCCGGCAAGTCCGAACTCGTCATCACGCTGAAGTACTACGCTGGCCGTCCGGTCATCGAACGTATCGAGCGCGTGAGCCGCCCCGGCCTGCGCGTCTACAAGGCCAGCGCTGCCATCCCGCAAGTCCAGAACGGCCTCGGCGTTGCGATCGTCACGACCCCCCAGGGCGTGATGACCGACCGCAAGGCTCGCGCTACCGGTGTCGGTGGCGAAGTTCTGTGCTACGTCGCCTAA
- the rplF gene encoding 50S ribosomal protein L6, protein MSRVGKMPVAIPAGVDVSIKEDQISVKGTGGTLNLARNALVNVVSNDGKLSFEPANESREANAMSGTIRQLVNNMVVGVTKGFEKKLNLVGVGYKAAASNNKLNLQVGYSHPVNIDMPQGITVTTATPTEIVIKGADRQRVGQIAAEIRAVRPPEPYKGKGIRYSDEKIVIKETKKK, encoded by the coding sequence ATGTCCCGAGTAGGAAAAATGCCGGTCGCCATCCCCGCAGGTGTGGATGTGTCGATCAAGGAAGACCAGATCAGCGTCAAGGGCACGGGCGGCACGCTCAACCTGGCTCGCAATGCGCTGGTGAATGTCGTCAGCAATGACGGCAAGCTGAGCTTCGAGCCCGCCAACGAATCGCGTGAAGCGAATGCGATGAGCGGCACGATCCGTCAGCTGGTGAACAACATGGTGGTTGGCGTGACCAAGGGCTTCGAGAAGAAGCTCAACCTGGTCGGCGTCGGCTACAAGGCTGCAGCGTCCAACAACAAGTTGAACCTGCAAGTCGGTTACTCGCACCCGGTCAACATCGACATGCCGCAAGGCATCACGGTGACCACCGCGACCCCGACCGAAATCGTGATCAAGGGTGCTGACCGTCAGCGCGTTGGTCAAATCGCCGCTGAGATCCGCGCTGTTCGTCCGCCTGAGCCTTACAAGGGCAAGGGCATCCGTTATTCGGACGAGAAGATCGTGATCAAAGAGACCAAGAAGAAGTAA
- the rplR gene encoding 50S ribosomal protein L18: protein MLTKKAQRLRRSRQTRIRIATQGVARLTVNRTNLHIYATVISDDGTKVIATASTAEADVRAALGASGKGGNAAAATAIGKRIAEKAKAAGVEKVAFDRAGFAYHGRVKALAEAAREAGLQF, encoded by the coding sequence ATGTTGACCAAAAAAGCACAGCGTCTTCGCCGCTCGCGCCAGACCCGCATCCGGATCGCGACGCAGGGCGTGGCTCGCCTCACGGTGAACCGCACCAACCTGCACATCTATGCCACCGTCATTTCCGACGACGGCACCAAGGTGATCGCAACCGCATCGACCGCCGAAGCCGACGTGCGCGCAGCACTCGGCGCCTCGGGCAAGGGTGGCAATGCCGCCGCTGCCACCGCCATCGGCAAGCGCATCGCTGAAAAGGCGAAGGCTGCCGGCGTCGAGAAGGTCGCTTTCGATCGCGCAGGTTTCGCCTACCACGGCCGCGTCAAGGCGCTGGCCGAGGCAGCCCGCGAAGCCGGTCTGCAGTTCTAA
- the rpsE gene encoding 30S ribosomal protein S5, with translation MAKIQARTQNEGPEDGLREKMIAINRVTKVVKGGRILGFAALTVVGDGEGRVGMGKGKSKEVPAAVQKAMEEARRNLFKAAIKNGTLHHQVQGHHGAARVVMYPAPKGTGIIAGGPMRAVFEVMGITDIVAKSHGSSNPYNMVRATLDGLKNSTTAGNVAAKRGLTVEEIFA, from the coding sequence ATGGCAAAGATTCAAGCAAGAACGCAGAACGAAGGTCCTGAGGACGGTTTGCGCGAGAAGATGATCGCGATCAACCGCGTCACCAAGGTGGTGAAGGGTGGTCGTATCCTCGGTTTCGCAGCACTGACCGTGGTCGGTGACGGTGAAGGCCGCGTCGGCATGGGCAAGGGCAAGTCGAAGGAAGTGCCTGCTGCCGTGCAGAAGGCAATGGAAGAAGCCCGTCGCAACCTGTTCAAGGCTGCGATCAAGAACGGCACGCTGCACCACCAGGTGCAAGGCCATCATGGTGCCGCCAGGGTCGTGATGTATCCGGCTCCCAAGGGTACCGGCATCATCGCCGGCGGCCCGATGCGCGCCGTGTTCGAAGTCATGGGCATCACCGACATCGTGGCCAAGAGCCATGGTTCGTCGAACCCCTACAACATGGTTCGCGCCACGCTCGACGGGTTGAAGAACTCGACGACGGCCGGCAATGTGGCTGCCAAGCGCGGTCTCACCGTCGAAGAAATCTTCGCCTGA
- the rpmD gene encoding 50S ribosomal protein L30, translated as MTQQQTLKVQLVKSPIGTKESHRATVRGLGLRKLNSVSELQDTPAVRGMINKISYLVKVL; from the coding sequence ATGACGCAACAACAAACCCTCAAGGTGCAGCTGGTGAAGAGCCCGATCGGCACCAAGGAATCGCATCGCGCGACCGTGCGTGGCCTCGGCCTGCGCAAGCTCAACAGCGTGAGCGAGCTGCAAGACACGCCCGCAGTGCGCGGCATGATCAACAAGATCAGTTATCTGGTCAAAGTTCTGTAA
- the rplO gene encoding 50S ribosomal protein L15 encodes MELNGIKPAAGAKHAKRRVGRGIGSGIGKTAGRGHKGQKSRAGGFHKVGFEGGQMPLQRRLPKRGFKSHLLKYNAEVTLTALEQLGLAEVDVLALKQAGLVGQLAKVVKIIKTGELTKAVKLTGVGATAGAKAAIEAAGGSFA; translated from the coding sequence ATGGAACTCAATGGCATCAAGCCGGCAGCTGGCGCCAAGCACGCCAAGCGTCGCGTCGGCCGCGGTATCGGCTCCGGCATCGGCAAGACCGCAGGTCGCGGTCACAAGGGCCAGAAGTCGCGCGCAGGCGGTTTCCACAAGGTCGGCTTCGAAGGCGGTCAAATGCCGCTGCAGCGTCGCCTGCCGAAGCGTGGCTTCAAGTCGCACCTGCTGAAGTACAACGCCGAAGTCACGCTGACTGCTCTCGAGCAGCTCGGCCTGGCCGAAGTCGATGTCCTGGCACTGAAGCAAGCCGGCCTCGTGGGCCAGCTCGCCAAGGTCGTCAAGATCATCAAGACCGGCGAACTCACCAAGGCCGTCAAGCTGACGGGCGTGGGTGCGACCGCTGGTGCCAAGGCTGCGATCGAAGCGGCCGGCGGCAGCTTCGCCTGA
- the secY gene encoding preprotein translocase subunit SecY produces MATNAATIAKTGKFGDLRRRLVFLLLALVVYRIGAHIPVPGINPDQLAALFQGQQGGILSLFNMFSGGALSRFTVFALGIMPYISASIIMQLMTYVLPTFEQLKKEGEAGRRKITQYTRYGALGLALFQSFSIAVALESSAGLVIAPGFGFRLTAMVSLTAGSMFLMWLGEQITERGLGNGISILIFAGIAAGLPGAIGGLASLVTTGAMNPIVALFIIAVVVLVTYFVVFVERGQRKILVNYARRQVGNKVYGGQSSHLPLKLNMAGVIPPIFASSIILLPATVVGWFSAGDGGFRWIKDIASALRPGEPIYVLLYAAAIVFFCFFYTALVFNSKETADNLKKSGAFIPGIRPGDQTARYIDKILVRLTLAGAVYITFVCLLPEFLILKYNVPFYFGGTSLLIIVVVTMDFMAQVQNYMMSQQYESLLKKANFKTS; encoded by the coding sequence GTGGCAACTAACGCGGCAACGATCGCAAAAACAGGCAAGTTCGGCGACCTCCGTCGTCGGCTCGTCTTTTTGCTGCTCGCGCTCGTGGTCTACCGGATTGGCGCGCACATTCCTGTGCCGGGTATCAACCCGGACCAGCTGGCAGCGTTGTTCCAGGGCCAGCAGGGCGGCATTCTGAGCCTGTTCAACATGTTCTCGGGCGGGGCGCTGTCGCGTTTCACCGTGTTCGCGTTGGGGATCATGCCGTACATCTCGGCGTCGATCATCATGCAGCTGATGACCTACGTGCTTCCTACCTTCGAGCAATTGAAGAAGGAAGGCGAGGCTGGTCGCCGCAAGATCACGCAGTACACGCGCTATGGCGCACTCGGCCTGGCCCTGTTCCAGTCGTTCAGCATCGCAGTGGCCCTCGAATCGTCGGCTGGTCTGGTGATCGCCCCCGGTTTCGGCTTCCGCCTGACCGCCATGGTGAGCCTGACCGCTGGTTCGATGTTCCTGATGTGGCTCGGCGAGCAGATCACCGAACGCGGCTTGGGCAACGGCATCTCGATCCTGATCTTTGCAGGTATCGCGGCCGGTCTCCCGGGTGCCATCGGTGGCTTGGCTTCGCTGGTGACGACCGGTGCGATGAACCCCATCGTCGCGCTCTTCATCATCGCTGTCGTGGTGCTGGTCACTTACTTCGTGGTGTTCGTGGAACGCGGTCAGCGCAAGATCCTCGTGAACTATGCGCGGCGCCAGGTTGGCAACAAGGTCTACGGCGGTCAGTCGTCGCACCTGCCCCTGAAGCTGAACATGGCCGGTGTGATTCCTCCGATCTTCGCGTCGTCGATCATTCTGCTGCCGGCAACGGTGGTGGGCTGGTTCAGCGCCGGTGACGGTGGCTTCCGCTGGATCAAGGACATCGCCAGCGCACTGCGTCCGGGCGAGCCGATCTACGTGCTGCTGTACGCTGCTGCGATCGTTTTCTTCTGCTTCTTCTACACGGCACTCGTGTTCAACAGCAAGGAAACGGCCGACAACCTGAAGAAGAGTGGTGCGTTCATTCCTGGCATTCGCCCGGGTGACCAGACCGCTCGCTATATCGACAAGATTCTGGTTCGCCTGACGTTGGCTGGCGCGGTGTACATCACCTTCGTCTGCCTGCTGCCCGAGTTCCTGATCCTGAAGTACAACGTCCCGTTCTACTTCGGTGGTACCTCCCTGCTGATCATCGTGGTCGTCACGATGGACTTCATGGCCCAGGTGCAAAACTACATGATGTCCCAGCAGTACGAATCGCTGCTGAAGAAGGCTAACTTCAAGACATCGTAG
- the rpmJ gene encoding 50S ribosomal protein L36 has protein sequence MRVSASVKTICRNCKVIRRKGVVRVICTDPRHKQRQG, from the coding sequence ATGAGAGTTTCGGCTTCGGTCAAAACCATCTGCCGTAATTGCAAGGTCATCCGCCGTAAAGGTGTGGTGCGTGTGATTTGCACCGACCCGCGCCACAAGCAGCGCCAGGGTTGA
- the rpsM gene encoding 30S ribosomal protein S13 has product MARIAGINIPPHKHAEIGLTAIFGIGRTRARQICEASGIEYSKKIKDLTDADLEKIRDQIALFTIEGDLRRETTMNIKRLMDIGCYRGFRHRRGLPMRGQRTRTNARTRKGPRKAAQSLKK; this is encoded by the coding sequence ATGGCACGTATTGCTGGCATCAACATCCCGCCGCACAAGCACGCTGAAATCGGCCTGACCGCCATTTTCGGTATCGGTCGCACCCGCGCCCGTCAAATCTGCGAAGCGAGCGGCATCGAATATTCGAAGAAGATCAAGGATCTGACCGACGCCGATCTCGAAAAGATCCGCGACCAGATCGCTCTGTTCACGATCGAAGGCGATCTGCGTCGCGAGACGACGATGAACATCAAGCGTTTGATGGACATCGGCTGCTATCGCGGCTTCCGTCACCGTCGCGGCCTGCCGATGCGCGGCCAGCGCACGCGCACCAACGCCCGCACCCGCAAGGGTCCGCGCAAGGCTGCGCAGTCCCTGAAGAAATAA
- the rpsK gene encoding 30S ribosomal protein S11, with the protein MAKAPANNAAQRVRKKVRKNVADGIAHVHASFNNTIITITDRQGNALSWASSGGQGFKGSRKSTPFAAQVASEVAGRAAVEQGIKNLDVEIKGPGPGRESSVRALAALGIRINSIADVTPVPHNGCRPQKRRRI; encoded by the coding sequence ATGGCTAAAGCACCTGCAAACAACGCCGCACAGCGCGTTCGCAAGAAGGTTCGCAAGAACGTTGCGGACGGTATCGCCCACGTGCATGCCTCGTTCAACAACACCATCATCACGATCACCGATCGCCAGGGCAACGCCCTGTCGTGGGCTTCGTCGGGTGGCCAGGGCTTCAAGGGCTCGCGCAAGTCGACCCCGTTCGCTGCGCAGGTCGCTTCCGAAGTGGCCGGCCGTGCTGCTGTCGAACAAGGTATCAAGAACCTCGACGTCGAGATCAAGGGCCCCGGTCCTGGTCGCGAGTCGTCGGTGCGCGCCCTGGCTGCGCTCGGCATCCGGATCAATTCCATTGCCGACGTGACGCCCGTTCCGCACAACGGCTGCCGTCCCCAGAAGCGTCGCCGCATCTGA
- the rpsD gene encoding 30S ribosomal protein S4, whose translation MARYLGPKAKLSRREGTDLFLKSARRSIQDKAKFDSKPGQHGRTSGQRTSDYGLQLREKQKVKRMYGVLEKQFRRYFEEADRRRGNTGANLLFILESRLDNVVYRMGFGSTRAEARQLVSHKAITVNGQSVNIPSYLVKTGDVIAVREKSKKQNRIVEALQLAQQVGMPAWVDVNADKAEGTFKKVPDRDEFAADINESLIVELYSR comes from the coding sequence GTGGCACGTTACCTCGGCCCCAAGGCCAAACTTTCCCGCCGTGAAGGCACCGACCTGTTCCTGAAGAGCGCCCGCCGTTCGATCCAGGACAAGGCCAAGTTCGACTCCAAGCCCGGCCAGCACGGTCGCACCTCGGGTCAGCGCACCTCCGACTACGGTCTGCAGCTGCGTGAGAAGCAGAAGGTCAAGCGCATGTACGGCGTGCTCGAAAAGCAGTTCCGCCGCTACTTCGAAGAAGCCGATCGCCGCCGTGGCAACACCGGCGCCAACCTGCTGTTCATCCTCGAGTCGCGCCTGGACAACGTGGTCTACCGCATGGGCTTCGGCTCGACGCGCGCCGAAGCACGCCAGCTCGTGTCGCACAAGGCGATCACCGTGAACGGCCAGTCGGTCAACATCCCGTCGTACCTGGTCAAGACCGGTGACGTGATCGCCGTGCGCGAAAAGTCGAAGAAGCAGAACCGCATTGTCGAAGCGCTGCAACTCGCCCAACAAGTCGGCATGCCGGCCTGGGTCGATGTGAACGCCGACAAGGCCGAAGGCACCTTCAAGAAGGTCCCGGATCGCGACGAATTCGCAGCCGACATCAACGAATCGCTGATCGTCGAACTGTATTCGCGTTGA
- a CDS encoding DNA-directed RNA polymerase subunit alpha gives MQTTLLKPKTIQVEQLAANKAKVTLEPFERGYGHTLGNALRRVLLSSMVGYSATEVTIAGVLHEYSSIDGVQEDVVNILLNLKGVVFKLHNRDEVTLSLRKDGEGPVLASDIQTPHDVEIINPDHVIAHLSQGGKLDMQIKVEKGRGYVPGTMRRYADEPTKSIGRIVLDASFSPVKRVSYTVESARVEQRTDLDKLLVEIETNGAISAEDAVRASAKILVEQLAVFAQLEGGELAAFDAPAPRSAQQFDPILLRPVDELELTVRSANCLKAENIYYIGDLIQRTENELLKTPNLGRKSLNEIKEVLASRGLTLGMKLESWPPAGLDKR, from the coding sequence ATGCAAACCACCCTGCTGAAACCCAAGACCATCCAGGTCGAGCAACTTGCCGCCAACAAGGCCAAGGTCACGCTCGAACCTTTCGAGCGCGGCTACGGCCACACGCTCGGCAACGCGCTGCGTCGCGTTCTGCTGTCGTCCATGGTCGGCTACTCGGCCACCGAAGTCACGATCGCTGGCGTTCTGCATGAGTACTCGTCGATCGACGGCGTGCAGGAAGATGTCGTCAACATCCTGCTGAATCTCAAGGGCGTGGTGTTCAAGCTCCACAACCGCGACGAAGTCACGCTGAGCCTGCGCAAGGACGGCGAAGGCCCGGTCCTCGCATCGGACATCCAGACCCCGCATGACGTCGAGATCATCAACCCTGACCACGTGATCGCGCACCTGTCGCAAGGCGGCAAGCTCGACATGCAGATCAAGGTCGAAAAGGGTCGCGGCTACGTGCCCGGCACGATGCGTCGCTACGCCGACGAGCCGACCAAGTCGATCGGCCGCATCGTTCTCGACGCGTCGTTCTCGCCCGTCAAGCGCGTGAGCTACACCGTCGAAAGCGCCCGGGTCGAACAGCGTACCGACTTGGACAAGCTGCTGGTCGAGATCGAGACCAACGGTGCGATCAGCGCCGAAGATGCCGTTCGTGCATCGGCTAAAATCCTGGTTGAACAGCTCGCCGTGTTTGCGCAGCTCGAAGGCGGCGAACTCGCTGCATTCGACGCACCCGCACCGCGCAGCGCCCAGCAATTCGATCCGATCCTGCTGCGACCTGTCGACGAACTCGAACTGACGGTGCGTTCGGCCAACTGCCTGAAGGCCGAAAACATCTACTACATCGGCGACCTGATCCAGCGCACCGAGAACGAGCTGCTCAAGACCCCGAACCTGGGTCGCAAGTCGCTCAACGAAATCAAGGAAGTCCTCGCTTCGCGCGGCCTCACCCTTGGTATGAAGCTTGAAAGCTGGCCGCCGGCCGGTCTCGACAAGCGTTGA